One genomic segment of Chitinibacter sp. FCG-7 includes these proteins:
- a CDS encoding FAD-binding oxidoreductase, translating into MSFLEQLHQWQASHAILFGADTAPYCLDQRRRYQGQAIAVARPASTEQVQQLVRLCAEHQVAIVPQGGNTSLCGAATPLNEGQSLIVSLERMKDIIQVDADNNTMTVQAGVTLAQVQQAALAANRLFPANWAAAASCQIGGALATNAGGVNVLRYGNMRELTLGLEVVLASGEVWDGLRGLRKDNTGYDLKQLFVGSEGTLGLITQAVLRLYPLPTAHATALVALDNPAAAVDLLRGLQAEVGDRVTSFELISAPCLDLLKKHFPRLAQPFDTSPAWCVLIELSDGGDSVALTDRLAEYLFAHGCMDAYVAQTLGEAADFWALRESIPEAQRIDGVSIKHDISLPIGAIPDFLKVCDAEMLSAFPGAQIVAFGHLGDGNLHYNLFLADKTAAVYAHEHAVNEVVYRNVAARNGSISAEHGIGQLKRDTLQQTRPSLELGLMRHIKAALDPAGLFNPGKVL; encoded by the coding sequence ATGAGTTTTCTAGAGCAATTGCATCAATGGCAGGCTTCGCATGCCATCCTGTTTGGCGCCGATACGGCGCCTTATTGTTTGGATCAGCGCCGCCGCTATCAAGGCCAAGCCATCGCCGTGGCGCGCCCGGCAAGTACCGAACAGGTGCAGCAGCTGGTGCGCCTGTGCGCAGAACATCAGGTGGCCATCGTGCCGCAAGGCGGTAACACCAGCTTGTGCGGTGCGGCCACGCCACTCAATGAAGGCCAGTCGCTGATTGTCTCGCTGGAGCGCATGAAAGACATTATTCAGGTCGATGCGGATAACAACACCATGACCGTGCAGGCTGGCGTGACGCTGGCTCAGGTGCAGCAGGCGGCGCTGGCGGCCAATAGATTATTCCCGGCCAACTGGGCTGCGGCGGCCAGCTGCCAGATCGGCGGTGCACTGGCGACCAATGCCGGTGGCGTGAATGTGCTGCGCTACGGCAATATGCGCGAGCTGACACTGGGGCTGGAAGTGGTGCTGGCCAGCGGCGAGGTCTGGGATGGCTTGCGCGGCTTGCGCAAGGACAATACCGGCTACGATCTCAAGCAATTGTTTGTCGGCTCGGAAGGCACGCTGGGGCTGATTACCCAAGCCGTGTTACGGCTGTATCCGCTGCCTACGGCACACGCCACCGCACTGGTGGCGCTGGATAATCCGGCGGCAGCGGTAGATTTGCTGCGCGGCTTGCAGGCCGAGGTGGGCGATAGGGTCACGTCGTTCGAGCTGATTTCCGCGCCTTGTCTGGATTTGCTGAAAAAACATTTCCCCCGGCTGGCGCAACCTTTCGATACCAGCCCGGCCTGGTGCGTGCTGATCGAGCTATCCGATGGCGGCGATTCGGTCGCGCTGACGGATAGGTTGGCCGAATATCTGTTTGCCCATGGCTGCATGGATGCCTACGTGGCGCAGACGCTGGGCGAGGCGGCGGATTTCTGGGCTTTGCGTGAGTCTATTCCTGAAGCGCAAAGGATTGATGGTGTCAGCATCAAGCACGATATCAGCTTGCCCATTGGTGCAATACCTGACTTTCTGAAAGTATGCGATGCTGAGATGCTTTCAGCATTTCCCGGCGCGCAAATTGTGGCCTTTGGCCATCTGGGCGATGGTAATCTGCATTACAACCTGTTTCTGGCCGATAAAACGGCAGCGGTGTATGCGCATGAACACGCGGTCAACGAGGTGGTTTACCGCAATGTGGCTGCGCGCAATGGCAGCATCAGCGCCGAGCACGGCATCGGCCAGCTCAAACGCGACACACTGCAGCAGACACGCCCCAGCCTCGAACTGGGTTTGATGCGCCACATTAAGGCGGCCTTGGACCCTGCAGGCTTATTCAATCCGGGCAAAGTGTTGTAG
- a CDS encoding extracellular solute-binding protein has protein sequence MPIKTRIILSTVLISLLALALGFWASLGLGWSAWVSLPLAVLVAAVAQALLLQWQLKPLQKLLQAMQQLPVGGGDLNFRIPVQGQDELGQAAAGFNEFATQLQNTFREVQRDMESLSLGLKEITSVTGQLVKDSHTQADFVAASAAAVEEITVSITHIADSAHEVDDAVASTQQLSVDGAQTVHSVSDEVGKMQDSIKSLSFAMADLGQRSKEIGGIVSVIKDIAEQTNLLALNAAIEAARAGEQGRGFAVVADEVRKLAERSAKATVEITDRINSVGKDTDIALKNMNEAASGVTSSVERAQEASQMMHEIGQRMENVVQVVRGIADATREQTAASTTMAQSSEQINSMTQSSDSALQQTKKALETLDNRARELMSAVGKFKLEDITVLHGWFAASGFRAVADVKARLNQIGHHWSDNHSGKDVPGMLKKAVEENNLPTAAAIGGVKIQAWAGKNVLANLDDLAREQNWAQILPAVLDKQMHADGHYAAVPLGVARVNVIWANAALLRRVNVSQAPRTWDELIALCEKLQNAGIMPFAHSEVKWQVATLFEAVSLGLCGAKYYVDAFSRLDQGVLSGPETIRALEMFRRLKPYCSPDPVGRDWNLVSADIINGRAAMQLMGDWVKGEFDTAGKQAGSDYLFWAAPNQNGEYSFAADTLTMFRQDDPKRAIAQRDFASLLMSPECQIAYNHHKGSIPARTDIDRNRLDAYGKASAADFADAAQKNTLVPSWAHNMAVQDDMKKALIEVVYEFWHNPNITAAAAASKLAATARR, from the coding sequence ATGCCCATCAAGACCCGAATCATTTTATCCACCGTTTTGATTAGCCTGTTGGCGCTGGCATTGGGTTTCTGGGCTAGCTTGGGGTTGGGCTGGTCAGCCTGGGTCAGCTTGCCGCTGGCCGTGCTGGTCGCAGCAGTGGCGCAGGCGCTGCTGTTGCAATGGCAGCTTAAACCCTTGCAAAAGTTGTTGCAGGCTATGCAGCAATTGCCAGTGGGTGGTGGGGATCTGAATTTCCGCATTCCGGTGCAGGGGCAAGATGAATTGGGGCAGGCCGCAGCCGGATTTAACGAGTTTGCTACGCAGCTGCAAAACACCTTTCGTGAAGTGCAGCGCGATATGGAAAGCCTGTCGCTGGGCTTGAAAGAAATTACCAGCGTCACCGGGCAGCTGGTTAAAGACAGCCACACCCAAGCCGATTTTGTCGCCGCCTCGGCCGCTGCAGTGGAGGAAATCACCGTTAGCATTACGCATATTGCCGATAGCGCGCACGAAGTGGACGACGCCGTGGCATCCACGCAGCAATTGTCGGTCGATGGCGCGCAAACCGTGCATAGCGTATCGGATGAAGTAGGCAAAATGCAGGATTCGATCAAATCACTCAGCTTTGCCATGGCCGATCTGGGGCAGCGTTCCAAGGAAATTGGCGGCATTGTCAGCGTGATCAAGGATATTGCCGAGCAAACCAATCTGTTGGCGCTCAATGCCGCGATTGAAGCGGCGCGGGCCGGTGAGCAAGGCCGCGGTTTTGCCGTGGTGGCCGATGAAGTGCGCAAGCTGGCCGAACGCAGCGCCAAGGCCACGGTGGAAATTACCGACCGTATCAATTCGGTGGGTAAAGACACCGATATTGCACTCAAAAACATGAATGAAGCGGCAAGCGGCGTTACTTCCAGTGTCGAGCGGGCGCAGGAAGCCAGCCAGATGATGCATGAAATCGGCCAGCGCATGGAAAACGTCGTGCAAGTCGTGCGCGGCATTGCTGACGCGACGCGCGAACAAACCGCCGCCAGCACCACGATGGCGCAATCGTCCGAGCAAATTAATTCAATGACACAATCGAGCGATTCAGCGCTGCAGCAAACCAAAAAAGCGCTAGAAACGCTCGACAATCGTGCCCGCGAACTGATGAGTGCCGTGGGTAAATTCAAGCTGGAAGACATTACGGTCTTGCACGGCTGGTTTGCTGCCAGTGGATTTCGTGCGGTGGCCGATGTGAAAGCGCGCTTGAATCAGATCGGCCATCATTGGTCGGATAATCACAGCGGTAAAGATGTCCCCGGCATGCTGAAAAAAGCCGTCGAGGAAAATAATCTACCCACCGCCGCCGCCATCGGTGGCGTCAAAATCCAGGCCTGGGCAGGCAAAAACGTGCTGGCCAATCTGGACGATCTGGCGCGGGAGCAAAACTGGGCGCAGATACTGCCCGCCGTGCTCGATAAACAAATGCACGCTGATGGCCACTATGCCGCCGTACCGCTGGGCGTGGCCCGCGTGAATGTGATCTGGGCCAATGCGGCGCTGCTGCGCCGGGTGAATGTGAGCCAGGCTCCCCGCACATGGGATGAGCTGATCGCGCTCTGCGAGAAATTGCAAAACGCCGGGATTATGCCTTTTGCGCATTCCGAGGTGAAATGGCAGGTGGCCACGCTGTTTGAAGCCGTCTCGCTGGGCCTGTGTGGTGCCAAATATTATGTCGATGCATTTAGCAGGCTCGATCAGGGCGTGTTGTCCGGGCCGGAAACCATCCGCGCGCTCGAAATGTTCCGCCGCCTAAAACCCTACTGCAGCCCCGATCCGGTGGGCCGCGACTGGAATCTGGTCTCCGCCGATATTATCAATGGCCGTGCCGCCATGCAGCTGATGGGCGACTGGGTTAAAGGCGAATTTGATACCGCAGGCAAGCAGGCCGGTAGCGATTATCTATTCTGGGCCGCGCCCAATCAGAATGGCGAATACAGCTTCGCCGCCGATACGCTGACCATGTTCCGGCAGGACGATCCAAAACGCGCCATCGCCCAGCGTGACTTTGCCTCCCTGCTGATGAGCCCGGAATGCCAGATTGCCTACAACCATCACAAAGGCTCGATCCCCGCCCGCACTGACATCGACCGCAATCGGCTCGATGCTTATGGTAAAGCCTCGGCGGCCGACTTTGCCGACGCCGCGCAGAAAAATACGCTGGTCCCATCGTGGGCGCACAATATGGCCGTGCAGGACGATATGAAAAAAGCACTGATCGAAGTGGTCTACGAGTTCTGGCACAACCCCAACATCACCGCAGCCGCCGCCGCCAGCAAACTGGCCGCCACCGCCCGCCGCTAG
- a CDS encoding CNP1-like family protein: protein MTSFAETNVRVERNGRGLPGEVTDWFNDQKAAPAEVGFVLPNIKDLTQWAPLDIPQLKNNSKNSYFLALDSLTLNSDEIVRYVVAIKPAGANITTLFFEGLDCASNQYRHYASASSTGDWRELKNSTWKINSKNGHNAWQGYLADEFCSFNAPWPLETIKKEFVANKWPADCSGCQTR from the coding sequence ATGACTTCGTTTGCAGAAACCAATGTCAGAGTGGAGCGTAATGGCCGCGGCTTACCGGGTGAAGTGACAGATTGGTTTAATGATCAGAAGGCTGCGCCTGCAGAAGTTGGTTTTGTTTTACCGAATATCAAAGATTTGACGCAATGGGCACCACTTGATATTCCACAGTTAAAAAACAACAGCAAAAATAGCTATTTTCTAGCACTGGACAGTTTAACGCTCAATAGTGATGAAATTGTCCGTTATGTTGTTGCCATTAAACCAGCAGGTGCAAATATCACCACACTGTTTTTTGAAGGGCTCGATTGTGCAAGCAATCAATACCGCCACTATGCCAGTGCCAGCAGTACGGGCGACTGGCGCGAGCTGAAAAATAGCACCTGGAAAATCAACAGCAAAAATGGCCATAATGCTTGGCAAGGTTATCTGGCTGATGAGTTTTGTAGCTTCAATGCGCCTTGGCCGCTAGAAACCATCAAAAAGGAATT
- a CDS encoding homoserine kinase, which yields MSVFTTVSREDLTPFLKRYSLGQLVEIKGIAAGVTNTNYFVTTTHGKYVLTLFETLRADELPYYVNLMVHLGQHGIAIAAPIANLHGDYVDELNGKPTLLVPCLPGAVTDSPNAVQCAQVGEMLAQMHLAAASYSGQMANPRGPQWWSATAHDMYPFMNEADAALLHAEVKLQSEHKFDQLPKGVIHADLFRDNALMNGDQVGGFIDFYYACNDILLYDLAITLNDWCVLENGDIDAERAKAMLAGYQSVRPLTSDEVADWPIMLRAAALRFWVSRLLDFHKPAAGEMTFAKDPGHFQRVIEHHQRRTDFWL from the coding sequence ATGTCTGTTTTTACTACTGTTAGCCGCGAAGATTTAACCCCGTTCCTGAAGCGCTATTCGCTGGGTCAGCTGGTCGAGATCAAGGGGATTGCCGCAGGGGTCACCAATACCAATTACTTTGTCACCACGACTCATGGCAAGTATGTCCTGACCCTGTTTGAAACACTGCGTGCCGACGAGCTGCCGTACTACGTGAACCTGATGGTGCACCTAGGCCAGCACGGTATTGCGATTGCCGCGCCGATTGCCAATCTGCATGGCGACTATGTCGATGAGCTAAACGGCAAGCCCACCTTATTGGTGCCATGCCTGCCCGGTGCGGTAACCGATAGCCCGAACGCGGTGCAATGCGCTCAGGTGGGGGAAATGCTGGCGCAAATGCATTTGGCCGCCGCCAGCTACAGCGGCCAGATGGCCAATCCGCGCGGCCCGCAATGGTGGTCTGCCACCGCGCATGATATGTATCCGTTTATGAATGAGGCCGACGCCGCACTGCTGCACGCCGAGGTGAAACTGCAGTCGGAGCACAAATTCGATCAGCTCCCCAAAGGCGTGATCCATGCCGATTTGTTCCGCGACAATGCCTTGATGAATGGCGATCAGGTGGGCGGATTTATCGATTTCTACTACGCCTGCAACGACATCCTGCTGTATGACTTGGCGATTACGTTGAACGATTGGTGTGTGCTGGAAAACGGCGATATTGACGCCGAGCGCGCTAAAGCGATGCTGGCGGGCTATCAATCAGTTCGTCCACTGACGAGCGATGAAGTGGCCGACTGGCCGATTATGTTGCGCGCCGCTGCGCTGCGGTTCTGGGTGTCGCGACTGCTCGATTTCCACAAACCGGCGGCAGGCGAGATGACTTTTGCCAAAGACCCCGGCCATTTCCAACGCGTTATCGAGCATCACCAGCGGCGCACGGATTTCTGGCTGTAG
- a CDS encoding DUF2782 domain-containing protein produces MRSGIMRNVLIAVLLGALAAPTFAEVVADQPPPMPTEDTPTEVESGPEVRIIEKDDATFAEYRLRGKLYQVKVTPKVGKPYYLIDPTGKGEFMRRDMTDNIAVPTWVLLEF; encoded by the coding sequence ATGCGAAGCGGAATCATGAGAAATGTGCTGATTGCTGTATTGCTCGGGGCGCTGGCCGCTCCGACATTTGCCGAAGTGGTGGCTGACCAGCCGCCACCCATGCCAACCGAAGACACCCCTACCGAGGTTGAGTCCGGCCCTGAAGTGCGCATTATCGAAAAAGACGATGCGACATTTGCCGAATACCGACTGCGCGGCAAGCTGTACCAAGTAAAAGTAACGCCAAAAGTGGGCAAGCCCTATTACCTGATTGACCCGACCGGCAAAGGCGAATTCATGCGCCGCGATATGACCGACAATATCGCCGTCCCAACGTGGGTCTTGCTGGAATTTTGA
- a CDS encoding cation diffusion facilitator family transporter: MKYTPHTHKHFPEGAQHQHPHDRPGGHNACHDHRHDESHHHHDHGAPSSQKRLVIALIVTFGFAFVELAGGLWAGSLALISDAGHMMTDSAALLLALIANLIGQRPANAAKSYGYARAELIGALVNSLTMIALVVWIVVEAVQRLLNPEPVNGLGVMVIAVIGLLVNVISAWQLSHDHDNLNSRAALIHVLGDLLGSVAAIAAGAVIYYTGWQPIDPILSIAVSLLILRSTWALLKKSTHLLMDGVPDGLDLSAVADAITATPGVSELHDLHVWNIGGKRNALSAHLIIEDPAAWPRLILQLNEMLEQQYHIDHVTLQPAWLSEHQGEPVPMIRIAH, encoded by the coding sequence GTGAAATACACTCCGCACACCCACAAGCATTTTCCCGAAGGTGCGCAGCACCAGCACCCGCATGATCGCCCGGGTGGACACAATGCCTGCCATGATCATCGCCACGACGAAAGCCACCATCACCACGATCATGGTGCGCCCAGCTCGCAAAAACGGCTGGTGATCGCACTGATTGTGACCTTTGGCTTTGCCTTTGTCGAACTAGCGGGCGGCCTCTGGGCCGGATCACTGGCGCTGATTTCCGATGCGGGTCATATGATGACCGACAGCGCTGCGCTGCTGCTGGCGCTGATTGCCAATCTGATCGGGCAACGCCCAGCCAATGCGGCCAAATCGTATGGCTACGCGCGTGCAGAATTGATCGGCGCGCTGGTCAATAGCCTGACCATGATTGCGCTGGTGGTGTGGATTGTGGTCGAAGCCGTACAACGCCTGCTCAACCCCGAGCCGGTCAATGGTCTGGGCGTGATGGTGATTGCGGTCATTGGCCTGCTGGTCAATGTGATTTCCGCCTGGCAGCTCTCGCATGATCACGACAATCTCAATAGCCGTGCGGCGCTGATTCACGTACTGGGTGACTTGCTCGGCTCGGTGGCGGCCATTGCCGCCGGGGCCGTGATTTACTACACCGGCTGGCAGCCGATTGACCCGATTTTGTCGATTGCGGTATCGCTGCTGATTTTGCGCTCGACCTGGGCACTGCTGAAAAAGTCGACGCATTTATTAATGGATGGCGTACCGGACGGGCTGGATTTGTCCGCTGTCGCCGATGCCATTACCGCCACGCCGGGCGTGAGCGAATTGCACGATCTGCACGTCTGGAATATCGGGGGCAAACGCAACGCCCTATCGGCCCACCTGATTATCGAAGACCCCGCTGCATGGCCACGGTTGATTTTGCAACTCAACGAGATGCTGGAGCAGCAATACCATATTGACCACGTTACCTTGCAGCCCGCCTGGCTCAGCGAGCATCAGGGTGAACCCGTGCCCATGATACGGATTGCGCATTGA
- the polA gene encoding DNA polymerase I — translation MATLLLIDGSSYLYRAFHAIRELSAPDGTPSNALFGFVNMLKKLRAQTHADYIACVFDAKGKTFRDDIYPQYKAQRPPMPDELRVQIEPIHAAVAAFGIPILMIEGVEADDVIGTLARQASAQGITTIMSTGDKDMSQLVDEHARIENSMTEEVLDRDGVFAKFNVWPEQIVDYLALIGDTVDNVPGVPKCGPKTAAKWLAEYGSLDEIVAKADSIKGVVGQNLRDSLAWLPTAKELVTIKCDVDLSAELPNGLTDLTPKAEDSATLLSLFTRFNFRTWMREMENKVASNGGQSAAPAAPNTPAGVTADLFADNTPEAIPQDNPAPSAPVERHYECITTPELLAKWIDKITAASMTAFDTETDSLDSMQARIVGMSFSVQAGEAAYLPLAHHGADTPDQLPFDETIAKLKPWLESADHKKVGQNLKYDQHVLANIGVNLAGIADDTLLMSYVLASHEKHNMDDQAARELGETTIKYEEICGKGAKQIGFAEVDLDTATRYAAEDADITGRLANTLLPRLQAQAGLYHVYREIEMPSRDVLYVMERNGFLVDAGKLKQQSHDIGLRLIELEQQAYELAGQPFNLGSPKQLGEIFFEKLKLPVIKKTPKGAPSTDEEVLTELAKDYPLPKVLLEHRSLSKLKSTYTDKLPLMINAATGRVHTNFNQTVAVTGRLSSTEPNLQNIPVRTPEGRKIREAFIAPAGSKIVSADYSQIELRIMAHLSGDAALIRAFEQGLDIHKATAAEVFGIPLEEVSSEQRRYAKSINFGLIYGMGVFGLAAQLEITREAAKTFIERYFNRFPQVAEYMETTRSAARDAGYVETVFGRRLWLPAIKSSNGAQRAGAERAAINAPMQGTAADLIKLAMVAVNNWLIAEKLQSRLLLQVHDELILEVPEAELDLVKAKLPEIMGNVATLKVPLLAEVGVGENWEEAH, via the coding sequence ATGGCGACGCTGCTTTTAATCGACGGATCTTCGTATCTCTACCGCGCCTTTCACGCCATTCGAGAGCTTTCCGCCCCCGACGGCACGCCAAGCAACGCGCTGTTTGGCTTTGTGAACATGCTGAAAAAGCTGCGAGCGCAAACTCACGCCGATTATATCGCGTGCGTGTTCGATGCCAAAGGTAAAACCTTCCGCGACGACATTTACCCGCAATACAAAGCCCAGCGCCCGCCGATGCCGGACGAGCTGCGCGTGCAAATCGAGCCGATCCACGCCGCCGTCGCCGCGTTTGGCATCCCTATTCTGATGATTGAAGGCGTCGAGGCCGACGATGTGATCGGCACGTTGGCGCGGCAAGCCTCCGCCCAAGGCATCACGACGATTATGTCGACCGGCGACAAAGACATGTCGCAGCTGGTCGACGAGCACGCGCGCATTGAAAACAGCATGACTGAAGAAGTGCTCGACCGCGACGGCGTCTTTGCCAAATTCAACGTCTGGCCCGAGCAGATTGTCGATTATCTGGCGCTGATCGGCGACACCGTCGACAACGTGCCGGGCGTACCGAAGTGCGGCCCGAAAACCGCCGCCAAATGGCTGGCCGAATACGGCTCGCTGGATGAAATCGTCGCCAAGGCCGACAGCATCAAAGGCGTGGTCGGGCAAAATCTGCGCGATTCGCTTGCTTGGCTGCCAACCGCCAAAGAGCTGGTCACGATCAAGTGCGATGTGGATTTGAGCGCCGAATTGCCGAACGGCCTCACCGATCTGACGCCTAAAGCCGAGGACAGCGCAACGCTGCTCAGCCTGTTTACCCGCTTTAATTTCCGCACCTGGATGCGCGAAATGGAAAACAAGGTGGCCAGCAACGGTGGCCAGAGCGCAGCGCCTGCCGCACCAAATACACCAGCAGGTGTAACCGCAGACCTGTTTGCAGATAATACCCCTGAGGCAATACCCCAAGACAACCCCGCCCCCAGCGCGCCAGTCGAGCGCCATTACGAATGCATCACCACGCCCGAATTGCTCGCCAAGTGGATAGACAAAATCACTGCCGCGAGCATGACTGCGTTCGACACCGAAACCGATAGCCTCGACTCGATGCAGGCGCGCATCGTCGGCATGTCGTTCTCGGTGCAAGCCGGTGAAGCTGCCTACCTGCCGCTGGCGCACCACGGCGCTGACACTCCTGACCAGTTACCGTTTGATGAGACTATCGCCAAGCTCAAACCGTGGCTCGAATCCGCCGACCACAAAAAAGTCGGCCAGAACCTGAAATACGATCAACACGTTTTGGCCAATATCGGCGTCAATCTAGCAGGCATCGCCGACGATACGCTGCTGATGAGCTACGTCCTCGCCAGCCACGAAAAGCACAATATGGACGACCAAGCCGCGCGCGAGCTGGGCGAAACCACAATCAAATACGAAGAAATCTGCGGCAAAGGCGCCAAGCAGATTGGTTTTGCCGAGGTTGATCTAGATACCGCCACGCGGTATGCGGCTGAAGACGCTGATATTACTGGCCGTCTGGCCAATACCCTATTGCCGCGTCTGCAAGCACAGGCGGGTCTGTATCACGTTTACCGCGAAATCGAAATGCCGTCGCGCGACGTGCTGTATGTGATGGAGCGCAACGGCTTTCTGGTCGATGCGGGCAAACTCAAACAACAAAGCCACGACATCGGCCTGCGCCTGATCGAGCTGGAGCAGCAAGCGTACGAGCTGGCCGGTCAACCGTTTAATCTGGGTTCGCCCAAACAGTTGGGTGAAATTTTCTTTGAAAAACTCAAACTGCCGGTGATCAAAAAAACGCCCAAAGGCGCGCCATCGACCGACGAAGAAGTGCTCACCGAGCTGGCCAAAGATTATCCGCTGCCCAAAGTGCTGCTCGAACACCGCAGCCTCTCCAAACTCAAATCCACCTACACCGACAAGCTGCCATTGATGATCAACGCCGCCACTGGCCGTGTGCACACCAACTTCAACCAGACCGTCGCCGTCACCGGGCGGCTGAGCTCGACCGAGCCGAATCTGCAAAACATCCCGGTGCGCACGCCCGAGGGCCGCAAAATCCGCGAAGCCTTTATCGCGCCAGCGGGCAGCAAAATCGTCTCGGCGGATTATTCACAGATCGAATTGCGCATCATGGCGCACCTATCGGGTGACGCCGCGCTGATCCGCGCCTTTGAGCAGGGGCTGGACATTCACAAAGCCACCGCCGCCGAAGTCTTCGGCATCCCGCTGGAAGAAGTGTCCAGCGAGCAGCGCCGCTACGCCAAGTCGATCAACTTCGGCCTGATTTACGGCATGGGCGTATTTGGCCTCGCAGCTCAGCTCGAAATCACGCGCGAGGCAGCCAAAACGTTTATCGAACGCTATTTCAACCGCTTCCCGCAAGTGGCCGAATACATGGAAACCACCCGCAGCGCCGCCCGCGACGCCGGCTACGTCGAAACCGTCTTCGGCCGCCGGCTATGGCTACCCGCGATCAAATCATCGAATGGCGCCCAACGTGCAGGGGCCGAGCGCGCGGCGATTAATGCGCCGATGCAAGGCACGGCGGCTGACCTCATCAAGCTGGCGATGGTGGCGGTGAATAATTGGTTGATTGCGGAAAAATTGCAGAGTCGACTGCTGTTGCAGGTGCATGATGAGTTGATTTTGGAAGTACCAGAGGCGGAATTGGACTTAGTGAAAGCCAAATTGCCGGAGATTATGGGTAATGTAGCGACGCTGAAAGTGCCGTTATTGGCGGAAGTGGGCGTTGGGGAGAATTGGGAAGAGGCGCATTAA